The sequence below is a genomic window from Psychrilyobacter piezotolerans.
TATAATGACTTTTGTACTCAGGTCTTCCCTCTCACCTTTGGATCCCTTGTCACTCATACAAATTATTCCAACTCTCATAATTTCACCTCTTATCGTCAATAATAGTACATTCCATCTTACTTATATCAAGAATAATATACCTCATTTTTATATAAATCAAGTTTTTTCCTAAATTGTATAATTAAATACCAAAAAAAAGATCCATAGATACCCTCATATAGTGTAATTACCACCAGACAGGAGTATCTATGGATCATAATATTTTAACCGGCATAAAGATAAGTTCTTTATTTTTCCCCATTCCACTCTGAGTGAAAATTTTCCAAAAATTCTTCCATTACCCTGTGCCTATTCTGGGCTTTTTTATATCCTGTTTTAGTATTCATCCTGTCTTTTAACAGGAGCAGTTTTTCATAAAAATGACTTATTGTATCCCCCTTATCTTTTATATGGAGGTTACAATCCGGGTCATACATAACTCTTTTTTTATATCCGCCATATGCAAAAGTTCTGCCTATCCCTATGGCTCCTATGGCATCTAACCTGTCTGCATCCTGCACTATCTCGCCCTCGACAGTTTCCATCTTGTGTTTATTTTTCCCCCCCTTAAAGGAGATATTGTTGGCTACATAAACTACATGATCTATTATTTTTTTTTCCACTTCTAACTCCATTAAAAATTCACTTATGATCTCTCTTCTGTCCTCATCGGTGTGCCCGAATTTATGATCTGCTATATCATGCAGGAGAGCCCCTAACTCCACCACAAAGATATCTATCTTACCCTCATAAAGTTCCTTCTCCTTCTTAGCTATATCCAGTGCATTGTTGTAAACTCTTACAATATGCCACCAATCATGGCCCGATCCTTCCCCTTCTAATTTTTTCTTTACAAATTCTTTAGTTTTTTCTATGATTAATTTTCGATTCATCCTCAACACTCCTTCCATTAATTTGTTTATATTTTTATTTTAGCATATTTATTTGATTCCCATAAAAAATAGTTCCAATCAAAAAAGAATACTGTAAACAGTATTCTTTTTATTTTATTTTATTCCTGCCTTATAATTATAAAATTAAATTAAAAACAGTTTAGTATTCCCCTTCTTTGGCTTTTCCTGTACTCACTAAGCTGACACCAGAAGATGTCCCTAATCTAGTTACTCCCATCTCAATATATCTCATGGCAGTCTCTATATCTCTTACTCCTCCAGCGGCCTTTATCTGAGCTTTATCCCCTACTACTTCCTTCATAAGAGCTACGTCTTCAAATGTAGATCCCCCTGTTCCAAATCCTGTAGAAGTTTTTACAAAGTCTGCTCCTGCACTGACAGAGAGCTCACAAGCTTTTCTTTTTTCTGCATCTGTCAGGTAGCAGTTTTCATGGATAACTTTTAATACATGAGTTCCCATAGCTTCCTTTATCTCTCTGATCTCAGTTTCCACCTCATCAAATTTACCATCTTTTAAGAATCCAACATTGAGTACCATGTCGATCTCATCTGCCCCGTCTTCGATACATTTTTTAGTTTCGAACACCTTTGCGTCTTTAGACATAGCTCCCAAAGGGAATCCTATTACTGCTGCAATTTTTACATCCGATCCCTCTAACTCTTTCTTAGCTAAAGGTACATACGATCCATTTACACATACTGAAAAAAAGTTATATTCACGGGCTTCCTTACATAATTTGATTATATCTGCCTCTGTAGTCGTTGCCTTTAACACTGTATGGTCTATATACTTGTTTATTTCCATGATTTTATTCCTCCATTTTTTTGTTTTTGGCTTTACACAAATCAAAATATCTGACACAGATTACACTAATTTTTAGAACTCTCTGTTCTCCCTCTTTATGGCATCGTAAAATTCATTTTTACTAAAAGTAAATTTTCGTACTCGCCAATCGAGGGAGGTGTCCGAATGGACGGTAGGAGTTCCTCGTGTTAATTCGTGACTTAATCTTATTAGTTATTATCCTATCATATCTAATATTGTTGGTATTTTTTCTACTTTTTCCTCAGAGAATACAAAGGCACCCCTTAAAGTTTCTAAGATCTCATCTCTCATGTTATTTTGATGGTATAGAGTTAACAGAGCTTCTCCTGCCTCAAACTGGTCTCCTACCTTCTTATGCATTATCAGTCCAACTGAATGATCGATTATATCATCCTTTGTAGCCCTTCCAGCTCCAAGCATCATAGCAGCCTTACCTATTTTTTCAGCATCAATATGTTTTATATATCCCCTTTCATCCACATTGAATTCAAAAGTTTCAGCAGCTATATTAAGCAGTGAATAGTCGTCACAGATATCAGGATTTCCACCGCTGCCTTTTATGAATTTTTTCAGCATCTTAAGAGCTTCTCCATTTTCTATAACTTCTTTTACCCTTCCGATCCCCTCTTCCAATGTTTTTACATCACCTTTTAAGATAAGTGCCTGTGCTCCCAATACTTCCACCAGATAAGTGAAGTCCTCAGGTCCATTCCCCTTTAAAGTTTCCACAGCTTCCACTATTTCAAGTGAGTTCCCCACAGCATTCCCCAATGGTTCATCCATATTAGTCAGCATGCATACAATATTCCTGTCAAATGCCTTCCCCAGGTCATACATTGTCTGGGCTAATTTACGTGCTTCAGTCAGGTCCTTCATAAATGCCCCGGATCCTACCTTTACATCTAAAATTATTGCATCTGCATGAACTGCCAATTTTTTACTCATTATAGAACTGGCAATAAGCGGAATACTTGATACAGTAGCTGTAACATCCCTGAGTGCATAAAGTTTTTTATCCAAAGGAACTATTGTATCTGCCTGCCCCATGAGTCCCGTTCCTGTTTCATTTACTATTTTTATCAATTCTTCTTTTGAATTGCTGAATTTAAACCCTTTGATCGACTCAAATTTATCTATAGTTCCACCAGTGTGACCCAGTCCTTTACCGGATAATTTTGCCGTTCCCATTCCCAGGGCACCAAATATAGGAGCTAAGGCGATAGTTGTCTTATCTCCTACCCCTCCTGTAGAATGTTTATCTATCAAAAACTTCTCCACGCCAGGAAAATCTATTGTTTCTCCTGAATCTATCATAGTTCCCGTGAATACTTTCAATTCCTCTGTAGTCATCCCATTAAAATAAACAGCCATTAAAAAAGATGCAATTTGATAATCAGGTACTTCTCCTGCCTGGTAATTTTCCAATAAAAATCTTATCTCCTCATCGGTTAAAATTTCTTTTTCCCTTTTCTTTTGGATAATGTCAACTATTCTCATTTTTAGCCTCCCCATATAATACAGCTATACCTATAATATTATAACTTATATTTTCTTTTTTTCCTCTTTAATCATTATTATTAATGAACGTTCGCGATGGTGCATGCATTAAAAACCTTAGAGTTTGCCCGCCTCCGGCGGGCAAACAGCTATAATTTTTCTTTGAAATCATCAAAATACTTTATTTAAAATAGAATTTTAAATAAAATAAGAATTACATTTTAATATTATTATTTTGATTTTCTTCTTAAAATATGATATAAAATTTTATGAGTTAATTATAGGACAGGTGGCAGAAATGGAGGAGAATGGATGAAAAGCAGTCTGATTATAGAAAAATTTATCGATACATATAAATTGAACAACCTGTTTTCTAAGGAAAATATCAATTTATTTAATTTAAAAAAATACTCCAAGGGAGAAAATATCCTCAACGCCAAAGATGAAGTAAAACACATCTATTTTATTGTGTCCGGGGGTGTTGATATCCACTCTTTTTTAGCCAGCGGCAGGGGTATCTTCATAAATAAATTATCCCCACCGGAAATATTTGGAGATGTGGAATATCTAGGAGAAACTTCCATGTTATTTGATGTAATTGCCAACTCTAACAACACCCTTATTATGAGTATCTCATTTAAGGCTATTGAAACGCATTTAAAGGACAACTCCCAGTTGTGGAGATTTTTAGGTGTGGCTTCTACCCGAAAATTATTAAAAACAAACAGTGCCATCCTCCTGAAGGAGGGGTTTAACCTAAAAAATATCTTAGCCCTTCATCTGGTTGAAAATGACCACCTTATAAATTTCAAATCTTTAAATGAGCTGTCCAAAGAATTGAATGTCAGTTATCGTAATCTGACCAGGATCATAAAGTTTTTTACAGATTCAGGAATAATAAAAAAAGACCGGAAGAGTATCACCACTCTGGATGAGAAGGCCATAAAAAAATATGCTAAAGAGATATAAAAAAGCAAGGTGAGGTTACATCCAGATAAAAAAACTAGGGATTTTTCAAAATTCCTATTTTTTTTATCTTTTTAATCTCTTAGTTTTTCCATCTCATTTTGCAGATGATTATTTGATCTTTCCAGAAACTTTAAGACTATTTTCTGCTCTTCCCCGGTAAAGGTTGAATAAAAACCCATCTCCCTGTCTTTCGCTGCTTTATGGGTCTTTTCATGGTCTAAATAAACTTCCATTCCCTTTGAAGTTAATCTAAAATATACCTCTTTTTTATTTCCCTCTTCTTTAAAACTAGTTATAAACTCTTTTTTTATTAATTTTCTTGTAATCTTTGTTATTCCGCCTCTGGTCATCTTCATTGTATTTGCCAGCAAAGTAACATTTGGAGATTCCAGCTTTTCAATATTATCTATACAGTGGATCTCCGACAAGGATAGATCCCAGCTCTTATTTTTATTGGACATATGGTTGTATACTTCTGCTTTTTCTAGAAATTCAGATATTTTTTCAAATATAAGTTCTTCTATAATTTTTTTCATATTTCTCCCTCCGTTCTATAATCTAAAGTTCATAAAACTACCCGAAAACTTCTATTTCTACCGGAATAGCCGTAGCTCCCTCTTTCTGATCCCATTCTAATTTCAATTGAATTATATCAGAAATTTTATCCAGATTAGTCATATTTTCAATTACATAGGTTCCTTTGGACTCTGTATATTCATCTATCTTTCGATGATCCTTCCCATGCTGGATCCCATGGAGATCTATTCCTATAAATTTTACTCCTCTGTCTATGAGGGAATCCACTGCTTCATCTGTCAGAAATGGAGCATCTTTAAAATTCAAATATTTCTCCGTCCCATAACCGAATTTTTCCATGAAACCAGTTCTAAAAATAATAAAATCTCCTTTTTCAACTTCAATTTTTTTTACTCTTTCATAGCCTATGAGATCCAAACCTCTGACATCAACCACCACTCCCCTGCACAGTCTTAAAGACAGATCCAAATCAGAATAATTGTATACATCTATATGGGTTCCTACATGTCTAGCCTGATGTTCATCCTGCTTTTCGGCCCACTCTCTAAGTTTTTCCGGCATATCAAAAGTTTTTAAATTTAAGTTCATATCTCTGCCTCCTTTTTGTTTATAAGGAAACAATAACTCGTTTTTGTTTCTTTGTCAACAATAATTTTTATAATAAAAAATCCTCCAAATTTGGAGGATTTTAAACTTATTTTATTTCAATCTTTCCCGAGATAAGATCTTTCTTTATTTGTTCTAATTTACCTAAATTTTCCTCTCCGATAACTTCTTTAGAAAATTCAAAGTCAGTAGTTCCCATTCCATTTTCTTTTAATCCTAAAACAAGTGTTCCAGCTGTAAAGTTTCCGGCTAATCCCTCTGAAGCTGCATCAAATACAGATACGTCCACTCTTTTTAAGATTGAAGTTAGGATTTTCCCTTTTACTTCTCCATCCTGGTTTGAATCTACACCGATCCCATATAAATCTTCCCTGCCTTTTATAGCTTCCATAACTCCTCTACCAGATCCACCTGCTACTGTAAAAATAACATCCACACCGTTTTCTGCCATTGATATAGCCAATTCCTTTGCTCTGGCAGGGTCATTGAACGGGTTGCTTCCACCAACATATATATCCTTTACTTCAACATTTGGATTCATATAAAGAGCTCCCTGCTCATAACCCTCATAAAAACTCTTTATTACCGGGGCGTCTACCGCTCCTATAAATCCCAATGAATTATTTTTGGTTACCATTTGTCCTAAAGCTCCTGCTAAGAAAGAACCTTCTTTTTGATTAAAGATTATAGATTTTACATTTGGCAGATTTACAACTGAATCTATAATTACAAAATTACTTTCCGGGTATTCTTTTGCTACCTTTTCAATACCTTTTTCAGCATCAAAACTCACACCGATTATAAGGTCATAATTTGCTTCTGCAAATTCAGTTAAAAATTGATCAAATTCTGAAAGAGTTGTAGGCTCTACATATTTAATTTTTACACCTAATTCTTTTTCCGCTTTCAAAAGACCTTTATAAGCTGAATCACTGAAAGATTTATCTCCTAACCCGCCTAAACCAAGTACTATTCCTACTTTATAATCAACTTTTTTTACACCTGCATTTCCGGCATTGGCAGAATCCTCTTTTTTCCCGCAAGCAGTCAATAAAATCAAGCTTAAACCCATTAAAAATAATATTATTCTTTTCATTTTTTTATTCCTCCTAATTTTTAAACAACATCAACAATATCTTATTTATATATGTAAAAACTAAAAACAGCTTACCAAAAAGTAAACTGCTCGCAATTTACTCATAGTGGCTAATTTAGGTTAGCCGTAGAAACTTTTGTCCATATCACAAATTTATATGAGTTGATTTATTTTTTTATGGTAATATGATAGTATAATACCAACAATAAAAATAGGTCTTATGTCCTTTTTTAGGGTATAATAATAAAAAAGCACAACTTTGCCTTTCTATTAAATATTAACCAACAACTAAAAATTAACGTGGATAAAACTTAGGCAAAAATTTACAAAACCTTAAACAATAAAAAAACAGAGGTGGAATCTATGAAAATCATCAATAGTCCCAATTTATTAAAAAAATATATTGAATTGTACAATATCAGCTCCATTTTTTCAAATAACCTTGAAAAATATATGTCCCTCTACCAATTTAAAAAAAATGAACATCTTTTTACCTCCTCTGAAAAGGTAAATTATTTCTACCTATTGGTTGCCGGGGGAACGAAAATCGTTTTAAATTTGGAGAATGGAAAATCCCTCCTAATTGATTACAGTAAACCCTTGGAGATGTTAGGAGAGATGGAAATAATAAACAACCCATATTCAAAATACGATATTATTGCTACTGAGGACACTACTGTAATAGGTATCAGTATGAGTGTTTTTTCAAAATTAATTGCCGATGATCCAATATTCTGGAAATACCTGTATAGCTCTACCCTAAATAAATTACAGGCTACAGTTAATTCCAATATTATCTCCTCCTCCTATAGTTTTGAGCATGTTTTAGCCAACTATCTCATCAACCATGCTGTGGAAAAAGGAGATGAAATCTTGATAGAATCTACCAGTTTTAACGACCTGTCCCAACTTTTAGGTACCAGTTACAGGCACCTCAACAGAGTCTTGAAAAAATTCATCGAGCAGGGGCTGATAAAAAAAGACAAGAGAAGGATAGTTATCACAGATTATGAAAAATTAAGCGAGTATTATATAGAACTATATTAAAACATAAAGAGGCACAACCCGTTTTGGGTCAGCCTCTTTTGTTTACCTCAATATAGTCATTCCATAAAAACTTATTTTCTTGATGCTGACTAAAGACTTTGTCACGAATTACACGAATTTTAAAAAATTTATTTTATCCTTTAAACTGAAGTTTATAGTCGTTACACTTCCGCTGTAGTGTTTCTACAATGACGATTGTGACCTACTCCACTAAGACAATTTATAAACTTCTAGCACTTTTTGGTTACTTTTTCTTGCTACAGAGAAAAAGTGACTCGTATTAAGGACGAAACCCTTAGAACTTTTATTTACTCTTCTTTTTTATGGTTTCTCTTCAAAAAAGAAACCGAAGTAGTAATAATTAGAGTCAAGTTTAAATACTCTTTGTGAGCTCTATTTTTTCTTCGTGTATGGTGCCCATTTATTAGCTAAAAGCAAGACTACATATTTTTTATATCGTGCTTCATATTTATAATGTCTGCTTTAATAGCAGGAACTATCTCTTTCCAGATGATCTTCTTTTCCGCTGCAAAATCTTTTTTCATCCTGTTAATTTTTTCAAATAGTGATAAATAGATCTCTCTAACTTTTTTATTTCTAAGGTCTGTTCTGTATACCTTATCAAACTCTATCAGGATATTGTCTACACACCCTTCATTTACAAATTTTTCCCCATCAAAACTGGTCTTAAATAACATCAACATGAATTTATAACCAATTTTATCCTTATCTAATTTACAATATTTTAAAGTATAGATATCTCCTCCTGCAATAACATTTGAAATAAATCTTCCATCTATATGATCGGCTACCTTTTCCTTTATCTTTAATACATGATTTTCATTTTCCATTGTCTTTCAACTCCTAAATATTTTTTATATTACATTTTACCATATGATCCATTAAAAATTTATAAAATTAAAAACCTCCTGTGAAATAGATTACTCTAAATGCAGGAGGCTATATTTTATTTGAAATCCAAATAGATTTTTTGAAATCTTTCATAATGATCTTTTAACTTTTTATTCTGGTATTTTTCTGATATTTTCAAGATACTTTGATTGACATCCTCCCAATAATACAGATTGATTTTATTAAAATATTCTATTTTTATATTTTTTCTAAATTTTATGAATTCTTTGTATTGAGTATCATTTCTTTTTGAAATAATACAATTCATAGTTCCTATATTTTCTTTTTTAACTATCACATTGTTTTTTAATTCAAAAAATGTATTATATAAATTTCTAACCAACTGATAATTTTTTAAAAAAAACTCATAATCAACAGTATCTTCATTAAATAATTCAATCACTTTATCGTATTGAACTTTTGTATTAGTCATATTTAAGTTATGCTTCTCATTAGGAATTCCAAACCATTTTGATTCATATTTTGATTCATTCTTTACTTTTCCAAAACTATTTTCTGTATATTTTATCTCAAATAAATGCTGTATCCCTTTATTTTCCGTTAAAAGACAATCTACTTCTGTTTGGCTTTCTCCACCTCCAGAATCATTCATAGAAACTTCTAGTTTTAGACTTACTATATCTTTAATCCCAAAAATAAATTCACACATGTCTTTTTCGTTTTTTTCTATTTTAATTGGTAAAAAAAAGTTTATAGCCATACTTTGAGATGAATTTAAATGTTTTTGAAAATTGTGTAGTTTTATTTTTTCACTTTTTATCAATTCTAAAATTTCTTTTCTATAGGTGTCAAAATAAACAATTTCACTATATTTATTATCATTAAAACCCACACACAGCTTATCCGATAATATATAATCATATTTTTCCCCATTATAAATTATAAATTCTTTTAATTTTTCTTCCTGTATTGAAGTTACACCTAAATTTAATTTCGTGCTAAATTCACCTAAATGATTTTTAACTTTTTTATTAAATTCACCGGATTTCATCCTATCAACTCCTAATATTTTATTTTTAACATACTATAAATTATAAAAAGCTATATCCCTTTTAAAATTTTACCTATTTCACTTCTATTTTCGTCTATATGTACGGCTATTTCCAAAAGACCATCTTTTATTTTTTTTATTACTTCTTTTCTTTTACCTTCATCTTGCAATTTATAAAAATTTTTATTTTCATATTGAAAATCTGTATCACAGTATTTATATAAATTTGTTGCTCCACTGGACGTTTTTAATGATAAAGTGGTTAATTTTTTTAACAACTCCTCTTCAATATTTTTCAAACCAACCTCTTGTACGTCTTTATCAAATATTTGAAAGAATAAATAAAAATCTTCATCTGCTTTTGCATTTGCTACTCCTATACTCAAAACATTTTCATTAAAATAATCCTCATAAACATAATACATTTCTAATGGTGACCATTTATTGTTTCTCGCATTTTTTATTTTATTCACTTCTGATACCCCTTGATCATTATCTAATGAAAACCCATATTCCCCTATACTTCCTCCTATCTCTTCTTTTAATTCATTCCAAAATTTAAACTCTATCTCGGCTTTTGCTTCTGGGATTGATTTACTTAATTCCTCAACTATCTTTAAATTATTATTTTTTAATAAAAATTCTTTCATTATTTCCTCCTTTTCTGGCTCAGAATATATATATTTAGTATTCTTTTTTATATTGAGCTGTCGTTTCTCTCACACTAGGTATAATACTTAATTTTTCTATACTTTCCTCTATAAATTTTAGAATTTTTTCTTCAAATAATATCTTTTCATAATTTAAATCTTCGCTGTCCAAGGTTAAATAATACAATTTATCTTAATATATCATTAAAATTTTCCTACTTCCTTTCCCCTATGAATATTAGGAATTCACTTTTAGTTTTAGTTTCAAAAGTAAAATATACTTAGTATACTAAAAAAGGGTAATCCATAAATCACCCTTTCTTCTGATTATATTATTCTCTTTATGCTATTTCTATACTATTCGTAACACGTTTTCCTAAGCTGAATATGAAGAATATACCTGCTATTCCAAATGTTATTATACTAAATATTGTCCATAACACGAGATATACACAATCTCCTCCTACATTTAGATTAGAACTCATTCGTCTTTCGATACCGTTTTCTACCAGTATACTTCTATTAATTAAATATTTTGAAAAACTCAAAATAAAAAATGGTGCTGCTAATCCAAAAGTTATAATCAGTAATAAAAACCACCCCAATAAAAACAACAAACTTTCTCCAAACGTTAAATTACATTTTATTTTCCCCACAAAATCTCTCCTTTTTTTAAGTTTAATTTTTCGTATTTTAAGCATACATTAAGTTTCAATAAAATAAAAATTAAAAAAAATTAATATTTTAAAAAAAGAAAATCCTCAGATTCTCTTTCTTAAATTATATTATTTTATTAAACTATAATCCCTCTACAAATTCTTTGAATTCCACCATAGATCTGTCTAGTTTCTTTTCCACCTCTGCCTTGCTGTCTGATTTTACAGCGAAATAATATTTTATTTTCGGCTCAGTTCCAGATGGCCTGGCTGTGATATATGTTCCGTCAGCTAAAACAAATTGAAGCACATTGGATTTCGGCAGGTCTAATTTAACCTCTGTACAAGCCGTCTTATCGCACTCTGTCTGTAATTCAAAATCTCTTACTGTGACTATGTCCTGCCCCAATAGTTGTGCAGGAGTATTTTCTCTTAGAGTTTTCATGATATTGGTGATTTGTTCTGCTCCATCTTTTCCACTCATAGTTATTGCAGTGATTCCCTCTTTATACCAGCCATATTTTTCGTACATCTTATCTAATTCTGCCGGAATATCTGTTCCAATAGACTCATAATAAGCTGCCATCTCGGATAAGATCATAGTAGTCACAATGGCATCTTTATCTCTGGCATGGGTACCTATCAGGTATCCATAAGATTCTTCAAATCCAAAGACATAACTTCCGTCTAAGACCCCATCTTCGAATTGCTTTATTTTTTCCCCTATGAATTTAAACCCCGTCAATGTTCTATACATCTTTACCCCATGAGCTTTTGCCACTGCATCAAGCATAGGAGTAGAAACCACTGTGGAAATTACTGCACCATTGGAAGGGATATCCTTTTTAAATTCCAAGATATATTCCATCAACAATAACCCTACCTGGTTTCCATTTGGATATGACCAATCACCTTTTTTATCCTTTACTGCTATTCCCAGTCTGTCTGCATCTGGATCATTTGCCATAACAATGGATGAACCTTTTTCATCTGCTAACTCAATTCCTAATTTAAACACTGCCGGATCCTCAGGGTTTGCATACCCCACTGTAGGAAATGTTCCATCTGGCATCTCCTGACTGGATACTGTGTACACAGATTTAAATCCACATTCATCCAATACTCTTTGTACAGGCACCCTCCCTGTTCCATGGAGCGGGGTATATACTATCTTATAATCTGCTTTATTTGGAATATCTGTTATAATCTGTTCCTTCTTTACAGCCTCCATATATTTATCATCTAAATCTTTTCCTACTATGATCAATAATCCACGGGATTTAGCTTCCTCTTCAGAGATAAGTTTAATCTCTCCTAAATCTTTGACATTTTTAACACCATTTACTATCCCGCTGGCATGAGGTTCTACACATTGAGCTCCGTCATTCCAATAAACTTTATATCCATTGTATTCTACCGGATTATGGGATGCAGTTACTACTACACCTGCCTGGGTTCCCAATTCTCTCACTGCAAATGATAATTCCGGAGTAGATCGAAGTGATTCAAATAAATATGCAGGAATTCCATTGGCAGCTAATACCAAAGCTGTATTCAATGAATATTCTACCGATCCTATCCTGCAGTCATAAGCTATTACAACACCTTTTTTTCTTACAGCTTCTGCATCTACTTCTAACAGGTAGTTTGCAAATCCTTGAGTCGCTTTCCTTATCATATATTTATTCATTCTATTGATTCCGTTTCCCCTGACTCCCCTCAATCCCCCTGTACCAAATGCTAATTCAGTATAGAACCTTTCCTCTATCTCCTTTTCATCTCCCTTTATAGAAGCTAATTCTTCCCTGTCCTCTCTATCTATATATGGTGAATTTAACCACACTTCATATTCCTTCATATAATCTTTCATAGTTTCCCTCCAATTTTTATTTCTCGCTTCTTAGTAGATAATACTTTTTTTCCGTCTTTTTTTCAAGTAAGATTTTTGAGTTAAATCTACTTCTCCACCTTTTTTTTCCTGTTAATCTACAGAAATCTTAATTCATAGAACACGGATCTCTGTCGAGATACACAGAAAATCTCTGATTCACACTGATAATTACGTTTTCTTGGTTTAAACCCCAAAAATAAAAATCTGTGATTATCTCCATCCTATCCGTGTATGTATCCATACATCCGCGTTCTATTTCTTTTTTTCTCTGTGTGACTTTATCTTCCCTCAGTGCAGCCCTGTGTCCAAGTTATTAGCCTAAAAAAAAAAGGTTGAATAATTCAACCTTAATTTTCTATCAATACAATTCCCCTTACTTCCTTTAGTTTTGCAAGTGTACCTTCTGAAACTCTTCCCCTGTAGAGAATTTGTTCCCCGTATTCCTTGAAAAACTCCTCTTCATCCTCCAGCAATTTGTCTATCTGAACAGACCTGTCATAAGAAAATTCCATTACCACATTTATTTTGGGATTCCATTCCACTATCTGGGCTTCTTCCACAGCTAATTTTGCAGTTTTAGCATAATTTCGAATAAGTCCTCCGGCTCCTAATTTTATCCCGCCAAAATATCTGGTAGCTACTACCACTAAATTATCCAACCCCAGTATATTTAAAATCTCTCCCATAGGTTTCCCTGCTGTTCCACTGGGTTCCCCATC
It includes:
- a CDS encoding PGN_0703 family putative restriction endonuclease; protein product: MKSGEFNKKVKNHLGEFSTKLNLGVTSIQEEKLKEFIIYNGEKYDYILSDKLCVGFNDNKYSEIVYFDTYRKEILELIKSEKIKLHNFQKHLNSSQSMAINFFLPIKIEKNEKDMCEFIFGIKDIVSLKLEVSMNDSGGGESQTEVDCLLTENKGIQHLFEIKYTENSFGKVKNESKYESKWFGIPNEKHNLNMTNTKVQYDKVIELFNEDTVDYEFFLKNYQLVRNLYNTFFELKNNVIVKKENIGTMNCIISKRNDTQYKEFIKFRKNIKIEYFNKINLYYWEDVNQSILKISEKYQNKKLKDHYERFQKIYLDFK
- a CDS encoding DUF6693 family protein — translated: MGKIKCNLTFGESLLFLLGWFLLLIITFGLAAPFFILSFSKYLINRSILVENGIERRMSSNLNVGGDCVYLVLWTIFSIITFGIAGIFFIFSLGKRVTNSIEIA
- a CDS encoding phospho-sugar mutase, whose translation is MKDYMKEYEVWLNSPYIDREDREELASIKGDEKEIEERFYTELAFGTGGLRGVRGNGINRMNKYMIRKATQGFANYLLEVDAEAVRKKGVVIAYDCRIGSVEYSLNTALVLAANGIPAYLFESLRSTPELSFAVRELGTQAGVVVTASHNPVEYNGYKVYWNDGAQCVEPHASGIVNGVKNVKDLGEIKLISEEEAKSRGLLIIVGKDLDDKYMEAVKKEQIITDIPNKADYKIVYTPLHGTGRVPVQRVLDECGFKSVYTVSSQEMPDGTFPTVGYANPEDPAVFKLGIELADEKGSSIVMANDPDADRLGIAVKDKKGDWSYPNGNQVGLLLMEYILEFKKDIPSNGAVISTVVSTPMLDAVAKAHGVKMYRTLTGFKFIGEKIKQFEDGVLDGSYVFGFEESYGYLIGTHARDKDAIVTTMILSEMAAYYESIGTDIPAELDKMYEKYGWYKEGITAITMSGKDGAEQITNIMKTLRENTPAQLLGQDIVTVRDFELQTECDKTACTEVKLDLPKSNVLQFVLADGTYITARPSGTEPKIKYYFAVKSDSKAEVEKKLDRSMVEFKEFVEGL
- a CDS encoding IMPACT family protein, with amino-acid sequence MIEFEIKKSKFIGYIKPIFTKDEAEEFIKMIKLKHPDARHNCSAYKVLEKGQEYYKVDDDGEPSGTAGKPMGEILNILGLDNLVVVATRYFGGIKLGAGGLIRNYAKTAKLAVEEAQIVEWNPKINVVMEFSYDRSVQIDKLLEDEEEFFKEYGEQILYRGRVSEGTLAKLKEVRGIVLIEN